A window of Paremcibacter congregatus contains these coding sequences:
- a CDS encoding TonB-dependent receptor plug domain-containing protein, with amino-acid sequence MKKFSSRFKYGVSALAVAATLPLSIQSTLAADEAAAAEEVAFEEVVVTGSRIKRKDLIATSPVSVIGTEAIELSGSTHVANFLNELPSAGVPGSVDTATNFRTATTGLNTIDLRNLGTERTLVLVNGRRHVGGAAGSPTVDVSMIPAALVSRVEVVTGGASAVYGSEAMAGVINFIMKDDFEGIELNGRYGTSEKGGASETDLSFLAGSNFADDRGNATIYLGYSDRGVLRSSQRALSAHDATNSSYGPKGHFYTPGFGGNWTQDDDTGLFDKTFVAAEDGFDRNAVRLIRVPTERTQFNANLNYRINDNMTFFNETSYAQLTSSSQLEPTVVGFNISVGSTPHINVPLNNPFMPTELRNNILALDPTAEYAVMLRRFTEIGPRTSDVQRKTFRTMFGLEGSINDNWDYEVYYQYGNNSQDQTNGGVFNTLNFLNALNVEDDGAGGYQCVDPVARDLGCVPLNVFGEGTITGAALDFVKVNSQLTTRMTQNVAGATITGSAFELPAGEVGVAFGGEWRKEKSAFNSDSLAASGLTSGNTTPNTVGEYDVYEMFGEANIPILKDAPFAEYLGLELAARHANYSTIGGTWAYKISLDWRPINDVRVRGGYSTATRAPNIGELFDPGSETFRSFADPCAFGGTGGASADGDTIYDAQSSTVQANCATIAGTATLDPAGINITSAGGLSAGNPDLNEEKAKTWTVGAVFTPEFVPGLNITIDYFNIEINDAIDSFTAQETVDQCVRQPDFPNNAFCDLIQRNATTGLVLRVDALAINAASRKTDGIDFALDYSRDIGEGVLNFNLNGTRTFSYNFIPFEGGDVVDDLGEIGFPKLKVNGTLTYAWDKIRIGWSTRFIDGVNVDNDNPSAGPGTVGSYLYNDLQVRYTIDDEGNYEVYAGIDNIFDKEPPFLGQGVNGDVTGTNTAADIYDAIRRYAYVGVKAKF; translated from the coding sequence ATGAAGAAATTCTCTTCACGTTTTAAGTATGGCGTCTCAGCTTTGGCTGTTGCAGCTACTTTACCACTATCAATACAATCTACACTTGCAGCGGACGAAGCCGCTGCAGCGGAAGAAGTAGCTTTTGAAGAAGTTGTTGTGACGGGTTCGCGCATTAAGCGGAAAGACCTTATTGCAACATCACCGGTGAGTGTTATTGGTACAGAAGCCATTGAGCTTAGTGGCTCGACACATGTCGCCAATTTCCTGAATGAACTGCCATCTGCCGGTGTCCCGGGTTCTGTTGATACGGCGACAAACTTTCGGACGGCAACAACTGGTTTGAATACAATTGATTTACGTAACTTGGGAACAGAACGGACACTCGTTTTGGTCAATGGACGTCGCCATGTTGGCGGTGCCGCTGGTTCACCAACAGTTGATGTTTCTATGATCCCTGCTGCATTGGTTAGCCGTGTTGAAGTTGTCACAGGTGGGGCCTCTGCGGTCTATGGTTCTGAAGCCATGGCTGGTGTCATCAACTTCATCATGAAGGATGATTTTGAAGGTATTGAATTAAACGGTCGGTATGGCACATCTGAAAAAGGCGGCGCCAGTGAAACTGATCTTTCTTTCTTAGCGGGCAGTAACTTTGCGGATGATCGTGGTAATGCGACTATCTATCTTGGTTATAGTGATCGGGGTGTTTTGCGGTCATCACAACGAGCGCTTTCCGCGCATGATGCGACAAACAGCTCATACGGCCCGAAAGGCCATTTCTATACACCTGGATTTGGTGGCAACTGGACGCAGGATGATGACACGGGTCTTTTTGACAAAACATTCGTTGCTGCTGAAGATGGCTTTGATCGGAATGCAGTGCGTTTGATTCGTGTCCCGACTGAGCGGACACAGTTTAACGCTAATCTGAATTATAGAATTAACGACAACATGACATTCTTTAATGAAACGTCATATGCTCAATTGACATCTTCGTCGCAATTGGAGCCAACTGTAGTCGGGTTCAATATCTCTGTCGGCAGCACACCACACATTAATGTGCCTCTTAATAACCCTTTCATGCCTACAGAATTGCGCAATAACATTCTGGCTCTTGACCCGACTGCTGAATATGCCGTGATGCTCAGACGTTTTACGGAAATCGGTCCGCGGACGAGTGATGTTCAACGCAAGACTTTCCGTACAATGTTTGGTCTGGAAGGCTCAATTAACGACAATTGGGATTATGAAGTTTATTACCAGTACGGTAATAACAGCCAAGATCAAACAAACGGTGGCGTGTTTAATACATTGAACTTCTTGAATGCATTGAACGTTGAGGATGACGGTGCAGGTGGATATCAGTGTGTTGATCCGGTTGCTCGGGATCTTGGTTGTGTGCCTTTGAATGTCTTTGGCGAAGGTACTATTACCGGTGCTGCATTGGACTTTGTGAAGGTGAATAGTCAGCTGACGACACGTATGACGCAGAATGTCGCTGGTGCGACTATTACTGGGAGTGCTTTTGAACTTCCTGCTGGTGAAGTTGGTGTCGCGTTCGGTGGAGAATGGCGCAAAGAGAAAAGTGCGTTTAATTCTGACTCGCTGGCAGCATCAGGTCTGACATCAGGTAATACAACGCCTAATACTGTTGGCGAATATGATGTTTATGAGATGTTTGGTGAAGCAAATATTCCTATTCTGAAAGATGCGCCATTTGCAGAATATCTTGGTCTTGAGCTTGCTGCGCGTCACGCCAACTACAGCACAATTGGGGGAACGTGGGCTTATAAAATCTCATTGGATTGGCGCCCGATTAATGACGTGCGTGTGCGGGGGGGCTACTCTACTGCGACACGGGCGCCGAATATCGGAGAACTCTTTGATCCAGGTAGTGAAACTTTCCGCAGCTTTGCGGACCCCTGTGCCTTTGGTGGTACGGGTGGCGCTAGCGCGGATGGTGACACAATATATGATGCGCAAAGCTCAACTGTTCAGGCGAATTGTGCAACGATTGCCGGTACAGCAACGCTTGATCCTGCTGGTATCAATATTACCAGTGCAGGTGGACTTTCCGCTGGGAACCCAGATCTGAATGAGGAAAAAGCGAAGACATGGACCGTTGGGGCAGTATTTACGCCTGAGTTTGTACCAGGTTTGAATATTACGATCGATTACTTTAACATCGAGATTAACGATGCGATTGATAGCTTCACTGCTCAGGAAACAGTTGATCAATGCGTTCGTCAGCCTGATTTCCCAAACAACGCGTTTTGTGATTTGATTCAGCGAAATGCTACGACGGGTCTTGTTTTGCGTGTTGATGCATTAGCAATTAATGCGGCGAGCCGTAAAACTGACGGGATTGACTTTGCACTTGATTATTCCCGTGACATCGGTGAAGGGGTGCTTAACTTTAACCTCAATGGTACACGTACCTTCTCATATAACTTCATTCCATTTGAAGGTGGTGATGTTGTTGATGATTTGGGCGAAATCGGTTTCCCAAAACTTAAAGTCAATGGTACATTGACCTATGCATGGGATAAAATCCGTATCGGGTGGAGCACACGCTTTATTGACGGAGTTAACGTTGATAATGACAACCCATCCGCTGGTCCAGGTACGGTTGGCTCATATCTTTATAATGACCTGCAGGTTCGATACACTATCGACGATGAAGGTAACTATGAAGTCTATGCCGGT